The sequence GCACCTTCCTTCACCTCCACATTGGCAGGAGCCTCCTTCTCTGGGGTGGCTGCTTTTTTCTTATCTTCAGCCTCTTCTTTCTTGGCTTCAACTTTGGATTCTTTGGGCTTTTCGATGGCAAGTCCCTTCTTCTCCACCTTGGGCTTTGGGGCCTCCTTCTTGGGTGCCTCCTCTTTCTTGCTGTCCTCCTCCTTCTCCGTTTTTGGCATGGCGGGagctttctcttcctctgccttctttGGGGGATATTTGCCTTTCACCTCTTGGggcttcttttcctccttcactGGGGACTTCACCTCTTCCTTCTTTGGGATCTCCTTCTCAGGGATCTTGGCATCCTCCTTCAGGGGCAACTTCATCTTCTCTGGGGACCTGACCTCCTCGACAGAGCTTTTGGCCTTTTTGGGGGATTTGTCTGCAGGGGATCTTGCTTCCTCCTTTGCAGGACTCTTGGCTTCTAGAGACTTCACGTCAAGAGTCTTGGCCTTCTCTGGGGATTTTGCTTCCGCCTTCACTAGAGACTTGGCCTTCCCTGGAGACTTGACTTCAGCTGGAGATTTTGCCTCTTCCTTCTCAGGGGACTCCGCTTCCTCCTTTACTGGGGACTTGGCCTTTTCAGGGGACTTGACCTCAGCTGCAGACTTTGCTTCTTCTTTCACTGGGGACTTGGCCTCAGCTGGTGACTTTGCTTCTTCCTTCACTGGGGACTTGGCCTTCTCTGGAGACTTGGCCTCAGCTGGTGATCTTGCCTCTTCCTTTGCTGGGGACTTGACCTCGGCTGGGGATtttgcttcctctttctctgGGGACTTGGCCTCAGCCGGTGACTTTGCCTCTTCCTTCACTGGGGACTTGGCTTCCTTCTCTGGGGATGTGGTGTCTTCAGCTGGGAGAGACTTTGcttcttctcctccctcttctgcCCCCTCCTCTTcaccctcttctttctccttgccctcctcctctccggtctctttctcctcttcttcagtCACTTCTTCAGTCACTTGGGTCTCCTCCGTCTGTTCCTCCACAATCACAGTGTCTTTCTTCGACTTCTCTACCACTTTGATCTTCTCTTCACTTTTGACCTTTATGTGAGTGGACACGGAGGGAATTTTGGGGAGTCCTTCTGGAAGCGAGAAAGGAATTGGGCCAAAGCCAGTCCGACACTCTTCACCTTCCAGGAGTTTTCTGTAAGCGGCTATCTCTGTATCCAAAGCCATCATGACATTGAGCAGGTCCTGGTATTCTCCTAGCTGGGCTGTCACTTCCCACTTGGTGTTCCTCAGCTCGGCGTCCAGTTGCTGAATGGTTTCCTGGTAGGAGGCAATGTTGGCCTGATGACGGTCCTGCAGCTCAGAGCGCTGCCTCTCCAGTGAGTCCTTGGTGCTTTTCAGTGCTTCCAGCTGTGTGGTCCTGGCCTGCAGCTGACACAGGTACTCAGTTATCTCCTCCTGCGCTGACCGCATGGCTTCTGTGTTCACCGTCGCTGCCTCTGACAGGCAGTCCAGTCTCACTCGGAACCACTCCTCAGACTACAGCACGCTCGGCACCTTTTGGCCTTCAACCTGCACGCCACGCCCATCTCACACAGCTCCGACGTCACGTCGCACTTGAGGGCGTTGCGCGCCTCAGCCTGCCCCTGCGCGGCGCTGCAGCCCTGGATCTGGCAGAGCAGCTCGCCCACCTCCTCCAGGTGGTAGCAGCGGAGCAGGTAGCCGCACTCCTCCTGCAGCGCCTGTGCCTTCTTCTGCAGTTCCACGCGCACCGCCTTAGCCTCCAGCGCGTGAGGGCTCGGGCCGCCGCCTCGGCCTCGTCGCGTTGCCAGACCTCGTTGTCTAGGCGCTGGCACACGTGCGAGATGTCCTCGAGCAGGTGCTCCCACTCCAGGCGCAACACCGCACCGCACCGCGCGTCTTGTGGACCTCGCGCTCGTGGAACTCGCCCATGGCGGCGCGGCCCACCTCCTGCTGCTGCAGGGACGCAGCGTCGCCCTCCAGGCTGCGGTCGTGTGCCTCCAGCTGCCGCTCCTTGTGGATGTAGCCTGCGAAGCAGTCCTTCAGCGCCTGCAGCTGCTCCTCCTCACTGCTCGCTGCGGCCGCCGCCACCACGCATCCCTCTGGCCGGTTGCTCAGCGTGCCCAGCGAGTCGATGCTCGAGGAAGCGGCTGGGCAAGGCAGACATGGAGCTCACGGACGTCCGCGGCCACGAGTGGAAGCTGACCGGGCCGAGCACGTCCCGTCCCGCCTGCGCCGCCCTTTTGGGCTAGCACGTAGTGGAGGCTGCAACCACCGTGCAGCGGCGGGAACGAGGCGCCCAGCAACGCGTCCGCTCTGCGGAAGCTCATCGTGGCTGGAGCAGGTGCGCGAGGCCAGGACGGGGAGGGAGGCACTGCCTCTcttatcttttaagtggagaatttaatccgtttacattcaaagttattgATATGTCAGGCTTTGTTCCTGTCATATTGTTAATTGCTTTCTGGTTGGTTTATATATTGttcgttcttttctttttcttttattgtttgatGGGTTTCTGTAGTGGTACCattgagttttttctttctccactgtgTAATAGCTTTTccagtgaattttatactttcatgtatTTTCATGATGGTAAatgttgttttttcatttccatttttaggACTctcttgagcatttcttgtaggaccaGTCTAGTgctaatgaattccctcagcatttggtTGTCTGagaaaaactttatttctccttcatttatagAGGATAATTTTGCCGAATGTAGTATTCTTgtttgacaggtttttttttttttcttttagcactttgcaTATATCATCCTATTATCTTCTGGTCTGTacgatttctgctgagaaatctgctgttagtgcGTTGAAGTTTCCTTTATAGGTGATgaaatgcttttctcttgtttttaggattcattctttttctttgactttagACAGTCTGACTATAATACGCCATGGAGAAGACCTTTTGTGTTGTATTTTCCTGGGGATTGCTGGGAGATTGAGCCTCTTGTATCTAAATGTTTAAATATCTTGCTACACTtgggaagtttttgtttgttatttaattaaataggttttccaattctttctttctctcttcacctTTGGGGATACtgacaattaaaatatttaataactttgTGTTGTCCCAAATGTCATGAAGGCTTTGCTtattgtttttactctttttttccctttatttttgtctgactgggttatCTTAAAAGGCCTATCTTCGAGTTCTGAGATTATTTCTTCTGCCTAATCTAGTCTATTGTTGGAGCGTTCAAATGTATTTAGTATTTGCTTCAATAAATTCTTTagttccagaatttttatttagttattttaaaaagtatctgtctctttggtaaatttcttatttttattttgaattgcttttcttatttccttgaattgtttttcagatttttcttgtaTCACATTGAgcttctttaaaatcaatattttgaattctctatatggaattttaaatttctttttgattaagaTCTATTGCTGGATAATTATTGTGCTCCTATGGAGGTGTCATATTTCcctgaatttttatgttttcgGTGTCCTTCGATATCTGCACATCTGGTGTaacagtcacttttttttttctatttttgattcaCTTTTGTAGGGAGAACTTTTTCCTGAAGCTCTATCTATGGTGTTGAGTGGGTAGGACACATTACTTTGTTTCTGAGTGCATGCAGTAATGTAGTCTCTGTGTGATTTCTTTGTCTGTAGACAGTGTTAGTGGAATCTGTGATTTCCTCAGTGGGTTAGGTTGTGGTTATTAGTGAAGGTTGTGGTAAAGTTGTGATGGAGACTGAGATGGCAGTTGGGTCAGTCTTCAGGCCCCAGTCatggcagcagtgagctgagtttgcctGTCTTTGTGTCCCATGATAGTGTACACTGGCACCTGTGTTGGCAGTTATGGGTGGGCTGATTCTTGGACCTCTAGGTGGCTTACTTGAATGTCAGTAGTGGCAGCAGTGTGTCAGGTGGGTGAGTGAGTTCCTGGGCCCCTGGGAAGCTGGTCTGGCATGGGTGATGACAATAGCAGTACTGGAGCAATTTTCTGGGGCCCAAGTGGTGTGCATATTCATGTTGGCAGTGCTCGTAAATGGCTAGGTTGACCAGTCTTCAGACCCGCATGTTATGCTTGCAGATAAGTGCCAGCTAAGGTGGTGGTGGCTGGGAGTTTAGTCTCAATTTCAGGCCCATGGAAGGAGTGGTCAAGTGTCCGAGGTGGTAGATTAGGTTGGGCAATCGCCTGGGCTGTGTGCTGTATGTCGAGGGGGAGAATGGCATAGTCAGGTTGGATGGGCCTGTGCTTCCCAATGGTGAGGGAGGACACCAGCCACTGTGAGCGAGGGCATGGCAATCCTTAGGCTCCAGGTGGAGTGATCCAGTGAGGGAAGTAGCAGTTGCATTGAGGATATCCCACTGGAGAAGATGGGGCCGACTTCAGTGGCCACAGTCTGGGCCAGCAGGTGGAGAACGCATATCCCTGCTTCATCCTAGTTCTGATGGGGCTCACCCCACATCCCTGGCAGTGTTAACGTGTGCCTAgcttgcactccagccctggctgcAGGAGTCCCTGCCCAGATCATGACCAAGTCCCAGCAGCAACTCATACTTCACTTGTGTCCCAGTCTCAAGTCCCAGCGGTACTTGCTTCCTGGCACTGGCAGCTGCAGCCTGCACATTGCTCACTTCTCAGCTCGGGCTATGGGAGTACTCCCAGCTCATGCTGCAGTCCCAGCAGTGACAACCCCCTTTTCCTGAACGCCTCTGTCCCAGTGCTGCTGGGCCCCAGGACAGTGTGCAGAAGCTAAGTTTGAAAATGATGCCTTGCTATAGCTTCTTAGGTCTCAGAAGAGTGAGGGACTCAATGTGAGCTCCCCCCCGGAGTAATTCCATCCAGTCGTCTCCCAGCAGCTTCTTGTGTTAGTTTCAGAGATTGGGAGGGTCGAGGGGCTCTTACGTGACCAGGATTGCATGATTCCATGGTGGGGTTGTGCGTTGCTGGAAGTCTCTCACTCACTCTTCCCCACATTGGGAAGTTACTCCCAGCTCCTAGCCAATCCTGGCCAGGTGGGCTGCcttgttttcttctccttcctcagttTTGGTGTTTTCTGTCACTTCTTCCTTGAATTCCAGTGTCCTGTCTTGGATAATGTATTCAAAGTGTGACTCTGTATACACTATTTTGGTTCCCCTAAGTGGACGAGGAAAGCATGAAATTCTTCTCATCTGCCATCTTGAAGTCTTTCCTCTATAAGTTTTAGTATGTCCAAtttaaatgagagaataaaagggatgaattattaaaataaagaagttcAAAGATAACTCAGATACATTAGAagggaggaaataataaagataaaatcagcaattaattataaagcaaaaaataaaaatgataagtaAACCCAAGAGCTGGATTTTGAAAATGACAGTAGAGTAAATCAACTTCTGgcaattataaatgagaaaaagagaaagctagcataaatacttaaaattagGACAGAACTAAAAGGAGTCAAACAGATACTGGGCAGATGATGTATtctaagaaaatatcaaaaacaacttaattctatatatttgaaattttgttaGAAGTACATGGAGAGCAAATATGAATTACTAGAAATTAACAGAGAATTAGATCAATTGAGATACCTTTATTGAGAAAAAGATCCTAGGAGGAAACCCACCAAATCCGCTTAGTGTATGGTAGGATTTATTTTGGATTCAGCCTTATCTTGTTCTGTCATTTactatgtgaccttaggcaggATACTCACTGCTTTCAGCCTCATTTCCCTCATCTAAAGAAGGGGGAGAGTTATTTCCCTCGCATGGTGTTTTTGTGACAATCGTATTAAATGATGCACGTGAAATGCATAGCACAGTGCTGGCCCATCACTAGTATACAATACATGATGACCATTTACACTGAGCAGAAATTGGAATAAGATCTCAAGTACTGTGGGTCCAGATGGATTTATGAATGTATTCTTTCATGCAATTTTCTGCATGTATATGTcattaaaatataacttaaatgtATCCCTTCCATATTTTAAGGCATAGTTATCTTCTAGGTGATCCAAACACAGAGAAAATACAATGTGTTTGCATTTGGCGTACAATTATAAAGATAGATGCAACAATTCTAAGTAAAATGATGGCAAATTAAATCCGTTTGTATAGTAAAAGAATGAAGTGCCGTAGCAGAGTAGAGTTTATTTTGGAAATGGTAATTGAGCATTTATTGTGTGATCATCCGTGTATTAGATGCTTCATTAAAAACTAGATTAATTAGTGATCACAGAACCTTATGAGTTATTATCATCATCTTATAgctaaagaaatgaaagctgagTGAGGTCAGACAAGTTGATAAAGGCCAAAGTAAGCACTACAGCTGACATTCCACTACAGTCTCACTTACTCTAAAGTGTGAAAGTACTTTCCATTATGTCATCCTGAATCTGATTTAATAAACTCCTAAAGTTGGATTTGATAATTCTCAGCCCCATCATTGATGAAAATTCTTCAGTTACTTAGAGTAGACACATTTTTCTATAATATGTTGAAAAGTATCTGTAGTAAGCACTAAATTTCATGCTTAGTGGCGACATATCAGGGCCATTCCTAATAATTTCttttatctctatttaaaaaatttatagatGTTCTGGTCAATGTAATAAGACATGGTTCAGAAACAAATTTATAATAATGGAAAAAAGAGACATTGTCTTTATTTGCAAGTGATACAATTATCTGTACAGCTTGCCCCAAATGATCaactaaaatgataataataagaaGATAGATATGCAAGataatcaaatatttaaggaatattGAAAATAGCTTTTATATATACTAACAATACCAGTTAGAAGATATAATGGAAACAACTCAGACCTCAGATCCCCATTAGCAATGCAAGTACAaaatactaacttttttttttttgagactgagtctagctctgtcgccaggctggagtgcagtggcgtgatctcggctcactgcaacctccgactccctgattcaagcaactctcctgc comes from Macaca mulatta isolate MMU2019108-1 chromosome 10, T2T-MMU8v2.0, whole genome shotgun sequence and encodes:
- the LOC697152 gene encoding LOW QUALITY PROTEIN: uncharacterized protein LOC697152 (The sequence of the model RefSeq protein was modified relative to this genomic sequence to represent the inferred CDS: inserted 4 bases in 2 codons; substituted 1 base at 1 genomic stop codon), translating into MRSAQEEITEYLCQLQARTTQLEALKSTKDSLERQRSELQDRHQANIASYQETIQQLDAELRNTKWEVTAQLGEYQDLLNVMMALDTEIAAYRKLLEGEECRTGFGPIPFSLPEGLPKIPSVSTHIKVKSEEKIKVVEKSKKDTVIVEEQTEETQVTEEEAKSPVKEEAKSPAEAKSPEKEEAKSPAEVKSPAKEEARSPAEAKSPEKAKSPVKEEAKSPAEAKSPVKEEAKSAAEVKSPEKAKSPVKEEAESPEKEEAKSPAEVKSPGKAKSLVKAEAKSPEKAKTLDVKSLEAKSPAKEEARSPADKSPKKAKSSVEEVRSPEKMKLPLKEDAKIPEKEIPKKEEVKSPVKEEKKPQEVKGKYPPKKAEEEKAPAMPKTEKEEDSKKEEAPKKEAPKPKVEKKGLAIEKPKESKVEAKKEEAEDKKKAATPEKEAPANVEVKEGAKPKEKTXVAKKEPDDAKAKGPTKPAEEEEAAAAPEKKDTXEQKATEAKKPEEKPKTEAKTKEDDKTLSRDPSKPKAEKAEKSSSTDXKDNRPPEKATEDKAAKGK